Proteins from one Nicotiana tabacum cultivar K326 chromosome 23, ASM71507v2, whole genome shotgun sequence genomic window:
- the LOC142177350 gene encoding uncharacterized protein LOC142177350 — protein sequence MNVQELLVIGDSDLLVHQVLGEWATKNTKILPYLHCVQELIKRFTKIEFKHVLNIQNEFTDALATLSSMIQHLDKNFIDPIPIVIHKQPSYYAHVEEESDGNPWFHDIKEYLAKEEYLEHATHT from the coding sequence atgaacgttcaggagttgctggtgatTGGAGATTCCGATCTTTTGGTGCATCAGGttttaggagaatgggctaccaagaacaccaaaatattacCATATCTGCACTGTGTACaagagttgatcaagaggttcacgaagatagagttcaaacatgttttGAATATTCAGAACGAGTTcacggatgcattggccactttatcttccatgatacaacacctagACAAGAACTTCATCGATCCTATCCCAATAGTAATTCATAAACAACCGTCTTattatgctcatgttgaagaagaaagtgaCGGAAATccgtggttccatgacatcaaagaatacttggcaaAGGAAGAGTACCTGGAACATGCAACTCATACTTAG